Below is a window of Pseudodesulfovibrio senegalensis DNA.
GAGTCTGCCGGATCACGGTTTGCAATTAATCCAAGGGCGGGCCCGCGAGGACCCGCCCTATCATATGCGTCCGTTGGATTATCGGCTATTTCATGTCCACGGCCTTGACCCAGATCACGGCATCCTGAGACAGTTCCTTGCCCTTGTATTCGGTGTCCGGACCCACGCCCAGTGCGGCAAAGCCCCACCAGCCGGCCTTGGGGATGCCAAAGGTGATGTAGCCTTCGGAGTCGGTGAAGATGGTCTGGGTGACCATGGAATCATGCGGGTATTCCACGGAACCCTTGGCGGGCATGGCGTTCTTGGTCATGTCGGGCATGTGGTTCATGAATTCCACTTCCACTTCGGCGCCGGCAACCGGCTTGCCGTTGGAGAGCACCTGCGCCTTGAACACGTTGCCGGTCCACACGCCGTAGGGCTTGATCAGGGGCACGATTTCGCACGGCAGGCCCACGGGATCGGCCCAGTTGCCCGGGATGCCGCCCACGTTGGCGATCAGCTTGGTGATCTGCTGCATGTAGATGCCTTCTTCCTCTTCAAAGTAGTAGCCCGGCACAAACACGAAGGTATAGTCGCCCATGGAGCGCACGACCTTCTTGGGCAGCATTGCGGAGTAGGCGGTATTGGAGGAAGCCGGGTTGGTCCACTTGATTTCCTTGACGTAGGGCATCAGGTCGGTCTTCTTGGCCTTGGCGTCGCCGCGCTGGGAAAGGACATAGAACTCGTTGACTCCGCCCATATTCATGGTGTGGCCCGCTTCGGCCGGGTGGGTGAAGACCATGCGGAAGTCCATGTCTCCGCCCTTGTCCATGGCTATTTCCGGGGTGTACACCATCATGAAATGCGCGGAAGCCGGAATGGCCATGGCCAAAACGGCCACCAGCGCGAACGCTGCAAAAATACCCTTTTTCATCACTGACTCTCCTTTGAATTGATTGAATTTGATTCCTGTTTTCATTTATCTGAGAAAAAATCGGGGGCCGAACCGTCCGGCCCCCGAACATGACCTTGAACTATTCCACGATGTCGGCGCCGTTGATCTCGACTGCGTGGCCTTCGCCTGCATCAAAAAGAACCGTGTAGCTGCCTTCGGGCTTCTTGAAGTTGAACTCGCTGTCCGCATTCATGGCGCCTTCCTGCAGCACCTTGCCGGAGCCGTCCTTGACGTACATCTTGACGCCCGAAGCGGACGAGCCGTCCGAGAAGCCGCCTTCGCAGCTCACGGTACCGTCACCGTTATCAAAGCAATCGCACAGGGGGGTGTGGGCAAATGCCGTGGCGGCCAAGGCCAGCACGGCCAGTGTCATTGCGGTAATCATCATCTTTTTCATTGGGTACTCCTCCTAACAATCCTGTTTACACGTTTCACGTATTTCGACCTTTTCCGGCTGACGATCCGGAACAAACGCCATGACCACAGTGGCTCCCACGCACAGGGCGTAGAATGCCCACATGGCCTGAAAACCCGTCAGCCCGAGCAGGGTTCCGCCGGTGAAGACCAGCGTTGCCACGGCAAGGCCCAACAGGGTCTGGTATGCGATGGAAAAAACCATCCACTTGGTGGACCCGGACTGCATGCGCACCATGATGGAGGTGGGCACGCACGGGGGATACAGGGCCATGAACAGCATGAGGGCCAACGCGTGCAGGGGCGTAAACCCGGCCTCGCCCGCCTTCATGCTCTCCTGCACCGAGCCGCTGCCGTCGATGCCATAGATGGCCCCGAGGGTGGCGGCGCTATTTTCCTTGGCCGCAAATGCGGACAAAAGCGCGATGTTGATGCGCCAGTTGAACCCGGCGTAGCGGGTGACCGGCTCAAGCGCACGGCCCATGACGCCCAGGAAGCTGGACTCGAAACGCTCGGTGCGCATTTCGCGACGCAGTTTCTTGCGCAGTTTGACAACCTTCTTGTAGGCCTTGTTCAGCTTCTTGCCGTCCGCGCCCTTGCGCTTGACCACGGCATAGTAGACCGGATTGGCCTGCTGGAACGACGTGTTCACGGCCGCGGCCTTTTCCCTGTCGGTTATGCCGCGCTTGGCGTCCTTCAGGCTGTCGGCAAAAAGAATCATGGGCAGAACGTCGTCGGCCGAGATTTCGCCCTTGTACCCGGTCTTGTCCACGGCCTTCATGAATGTGGCCGTGGCCGCCTCCTGCTTGGCCCGGTATTCGGCCATGCGTTCCCGGCTCAGGCCCGGGAAGTTGATGAGCACGAACACCACCACGGCAACCGCGATGACCACGGTGACGATCTTCTTGAGAAAGAGCCAGATGCGCTCGAACGCGCGGCGCAGCACGCCGGAAACCGTAGGCAGGTGATACGGCGGCATCTCCATGATAAAGGGAGCGCTCGGCTGTTTGCCCAGCACGGTGAGCGAAAGCACCTTGGCCACGGGCAAGGCCATGAACAGGGTCACCGTGGCGATGAAGAACATGGTCAGCCCGCCCTGATCCTGAAAATAGGCTCCTATCAGGATAAGATAGAGGGGCACCTTGGCCAGGCAGTTCATCATGGGCACGATGAGAATGGTGGCCAGCCGCGCGCGCTCGTCCGGGATGGCCTTGGTGGCCATGACTCCGGGGATGGCGCAGCCACCCACGTACACCCCGCCCAGAATCAGCGGCAGGGTGGATTGGCCGTGCAGGCCGAAACGGCGGAAAAGCCGGTCCAGAATAAAAGCCATGCGCGGCATGTAGCCGCTGTCTTCCAGAATGGCGATGAGCGCGAACAGCAGGAAGAAAATGGGCAGGTAGTTGAGAATGGCCGTGGTGCTCTTGACCACCCACGTGCCCAGCCCGAACAACAGTGGATCGCTCAAAAAACCCGGCTGGGGCAATATGCTGGCCGTGAATGTCTCCAAGGCGCCCCACACGGGCCAGACCTCGCCCGCGACCCAGTAGCCGAAGACGATGGAAACCTCGTACAGGATGAACAGGATGGCCAACAGCACCAAGGGACCGAAAAAGCGGCTGCAGACGTATCTGTCCGCGCGGTCCGAGAGGCTGGCCTTCTTTTCCGCGGGCAGGGTCATGAATTCGCGGCAGATGCCTGCGCAGGCCTTGTGCCGCGCAAAAGCGATATGCCGTTCGGCGGGAATCCCCGCCTCCTGTTCGAATTCGCTCCGCAGGCGCTCGATCTCACGCACCAGCTCGTCCGCGTCCGCGTTGTCCGCAGTGACCAGCTTGGTGACCTCGGCGTCGTTTTCCAACAGCTTCAGGGCCACCCAGCGGGACGGATAGGACTCCGGCAGTTGCATCCGGGCCACCACGCGACTCTGCATCTTCTGGACGTGCGGCTCCATGACGCCGTAATCCACCACAAAAAACTTTTCCGGCTCCTTTTGGGCCTGCTCGTCCAGCACCCGCTTGATGTCCTTGCCGCCCACCCCGGCCTTGCCCACCGTGGGCACCACGGGAATGCCCAGATGCCGGGAAAGTCCTTCGTGGTCCACAGAAATGCCCCTGCGCTCGGCAACGTCCATCATGTTCAGGTCCAGAACAACCGGCGCTTCCATCTCCAGCAGTTGCAGGGTCAGGTACAGGTTGCGCTTGAGGTTGGAGGCGTCCACCACATCCACGATGACGTCGGGCCTGTCCTGCAGGATGAAATCACGCGCAACCCGCTCTTCCAGCGAATAGGAACTCAGGCTGTATGTACCGGGAAGGTCCACCAGCTCCACGCGCCCGGAATCCGTGCGAAAAAAACCGGTCTTCTTTTCCACGGTCACGCCCGGATAGTTGGCCACGTGCTGGCGCGCCCCGGTGAGCATGTTGAAGACTGTGGACTTGCCGCAGTTGGGTTGCCCGGCAAGCGCAACAAGAAGATTTTTGCGGCTCATGCTATTCCACCTCCACATGACGCGCTTCGTCATGCCGGATGCTCACGTGGTAGCCATCCAATTCCAGTTCCACGGGGTCCACCAGCGGGGCGTTGCGCACCACGCTGATTTCGGCGCCCGGATAAAAACCCAGATCCAACAACCGCTGGCCCAGGGCTCCCGAGGCCGTGAGGTCCTTCATCACGGTCGCGGTGCCGGGTTTCAATTCATCAAGAGTCATGCCGTTTCTCCGCCTTTACGCTGTGTTTGTGCCGGACCGAATCAGGCCACCAGCACCTTTCCGGCGATGCCGCGTTCCACAATGACGCGCCCTTCGCCAACGCAGACCAGCATGGGTCCGCGTCCATTATTGATGATCTCCACAAAAACGCCCGGAACAAGCCCCAGGGACTCCAGACGGGTCTGCGCCCTGCGGCCTGCGTCAATGGCCACAACCATTGCGCTGTCACCTGCCGTCAATGAACTCAATGTCCTTCCGATTTCCATTCCCTCACTCCGGTCTTGCAATTGCACGAACGTGCTGATAATGAATTTCGCTATCATAAATAGGCCGCAGGTCGCGGCCTGTCAAAGGAAAAAAGAAAATGCCAATCGTTTGCAACAAACTCAGCCAAACCCTGACCGCAGCTAGTCGAAAATGAAAACAATTTTCAAATTCGGCCAAAAC
It encodes the following:
- a CDS encoding FeoA family protein, with the protein product MEIGRTLSSLTAGDSAMVVAIDAGRRAQTRLESLGLVPGVFVEIINNGRGPMLVCVGEGRVIVERGIAGKVLVA
- a CDS encoding FeoA family protein → MTLDELKPGTATVMKDLTASGALGQRLLDLGFYPGAEISVVRNAPLVDPVELELDGYHVSIRHDEARHVEVE
- the feoB gene encoding ferrous iron transport protein B — protein: MSRKNLLVALAGQPNCGKSTVFNMLTGARQHVANYPGVTVEKKTGFFRTDSGRVELVDLPGTYSLSSYSLEERVARDFILQDRPDVIVDVVDASNLKRNLYLTLQLLEMEAPVVLDLNMMDVAERRGISVDHEGLSRHLGIPVVPTVGKAGVGGKDIKRVLDEQAQKEPEKFFVVDYGVMEPHVQKMQSRVVARMQLPESYPSRWVALKLLENDAEVTKLVTADNADADELVREIERLRSEFEQEAGIPAERHIAFARHKACAGICREFMTLPAEKKASLSDRADRYVCSRFFGPLVLLAILFILYEVSIVFGYWVAGEVWPVWGALETFTASILPQPGFLSDPLLFGLGTWVVKSTTAILNYLPIFFLLFALIAILEDSGYMPRMAFILDRLFRRFGLHGQSTLPLILGGVYVGGCAIPGVMATKAIPDERARLATILIVPMMNCLAKVPLYLILIGAYFQDQGGLTMFFIATVTLFMALPVAKVLSLTVLGKQPSAPFIMEMPPYHLPTVSGVLRRAFERIWLFLKKIVTVVIAVAVVVFVLINFPGLSRERMAEYRAKQEAATATFMKAVDKTGYKGEISADDVLPMILFADSLKDAKRGITDREKAAAVNTSFQQANPVYYAVVKRKGADGKKLNKAYKKVVKLRKKLRREMRTERFESSFLGVMGRALEPVTRYAGFNWRINIALLSAFAAKENSAATLGAIYGIDGSGSVQESMKAGEAGFTPLHALALMLFMALYPPCVPTSIMVRMQSGSTKWMVFSIAYQTLLGLAVATLVFTGGTLLGLTGFQAMWAFYALCVGATVVMAFVPDRQPEKVEIRETCKQDC
- a CDS encoding DUF4198 domain-containing protein, which encodes MKKGIFAAFALVAVLAMAIPASAHFMMVYTPEIAMDKGGDMDFRMVFTHPAEAGHTMNMGGVNEFYVLSQRGDAKAKKTDLMPYVKEIKWTNPASSNTAYSAMLPKKVVRSMGDYTFVFVPGYYFEEEEGIYMQQITKLIANVGGIPGNWADPVGLPCEIVPLIKPYGVWTGNVFKAQVLSNGKPVAGAEVEVEFMNHMPDMTKNAMPAKGSVEYPHDSMVTQTIFTDSEGYITFGIPKAGWWGFAALGVGPDTEYKGKELSQDAVIWVKAVDMK